One stretch of Juglans microcarpa x Juglans regia isolate MS1-56 chromosome 3D, Jm3101_v1.0, whole genome shotgun sequence DNA includes these proteins:
- the LOC121254835 gene encoding auxin-responsive protein SAUR23-like produces MAIRLAAILHAKHILRRSNSFAKQAAASMSLDVPKGSVAVYVGEGEKKRFVIPVSFLNQPSFQELLSKAEEEFGFDHPMGGLTIPCSEDIFVDLTCRLHELL; encoded by the coding sequence ATGGCTATTCGTTTGGCTGCTATTTTACATGCTAAGCACATTCTCCGACGATCAAACTCGTTTGCAAAGCAAGCCGCGGCTTCCATGTCTTTAGACGTTCCGAAAGGCAGTGTTGCAGTATATGTTGGGGAGGGCGAAAAGAAGAGATTCGTGATTCCAGTATCATTTCTGAACCAGCCTTCATTTCAAGAATTGCTAAGCAAAGCCGAGGAAGAATTCGGCTTTGATCATCCCATGGGTGGTCTCACAATTCCCTGCAGCGAAGATATCTTTGTTGATCTCACTTGTCGCTTGCATGAATTGTTGTAA
- the LOC121254837 gene encoding auxin-responsive protein SAUR23-like produces MGVRLPVVALARQILSRSASIASRAASTSSEVPRGFFAVYVGENQKRRFVVPVSYLNQPLFQDLLRKAEEEFGFNHPTGGLTIPCRVDTFIDVTSRLSSS; encoded by the coding sequence ATGGGAGTTCGATTGCCGGTTGTTGCTCTTGCTAGGCAAATTCTAAGCCGGTCTGCTTCGATTGCATCCAGAGCAGCCTCAACATCATCAGAGGTACCAAGAGGCTTCTTTGCAGTTTATGTTGGAGAGAACCAGAAGCGGCGGTTTGTGGTTCCCGTCTCCTATTTGAACCAGCCATTATTTCAAGATTTGCTAAGAAAAGCCGAAGAAGAATTTGGGTTTAATCATCCAACCGGTGGTTTGACGATTCCATGCAGAGTAGACACTTTCATTGATGTCACTTCTCGCTTGAGCAGTTCATAA
- the LOC121254839 gene encoding auxin-responsive protein SAUR21-like produces MGVRFLSVTRAKKILNRSALTAPRMVSTSSDVPRGFFAVYVGENQKRRFVIPVSYLNQLLFQDLLRKAEDEFGFNHPTGGLTIPCRVDTFIDVTSRLGSS; encoded by the coding sequence ATGGGAGTTCGTTTCCTCAGTGTTACTCGTGCTAAGAAAATTCTAAACCGATCTGCTTTGACGGCACCTAGAATGGTTTCAACATCCTCGGATGTACCAAGGGGCTTCTTTGCAGTTTATGTTGGAGAGAACCAGAAGCGGCGATTTGTGATTCCTGTGTCCTATTTGAACCAGCTTTTATTTCAAGATTTGCTGAGGAAAGCTGAAGATGAGTTTGGGTTTAATCATCCGACTGGTGGTCTGACGATTCCATGCAGAGTAGACACTTTCATTGATGTCACTTCTCGCTTGGGTAGTTCATAA
- the LOC121254842 gene encoding auxin-responsive protein SAUR21-like — MALLLPGIMHAKKILCRSVSGLAKSVPKGYFAVYTGKDQKKRFVVPISYLNEPSFQELLSKAEEEFGFDHPMGGLTIPCREDVFINIISRLNAF, encoded by the coding sequence ATGGCTCTTCTATTGCCTGGTATCATGCATGCTAAGAAGATTCTCTGTAGGTCTGTTTCTGGTCTTGCTAAGAGTGTTCCAAAAGGCTACTTTGCAGTCTATACTGGAAAGGACCAGAAGAAGCGATTTGTAGTTCCCATATCATACCTGAATGAGCCTTCATTTCAAGAATTGCTGAGTAAGGCTGAGGAAGAATTTGGGTTTGATCACCCCATGGGCGGTCTCACAATTCCCTGCAGAGAAGACGTCTTCATCAATATCATTTCTCGCTTAAATGCATTTTAG
- the LOC121254838 gene encoding auxin-responsive protein SAUR21-like, with product MPIRVPSIMHVKQLLRRSVLSSKEAASTAKNVPKGYFAVYVGEDQKKRFVLPISYLNEPSFQKLLHKAEEEFGFDHPMGALTIPCREEVFINFTSGINRS from the coding sequence ATGCCTATCCGAGTTCCATCCATCATGCATGTTAAGCAGCTTCTCCGCAGGTCTGTTTTAAGCAGTAAAGAAGCAGCTTCCACAGCTAAAAATGTTCCAAAAGGCTACTTTGCAGTCTATGTTGGAGAAGACCAGAAGAAGCGATTCGTTCTACCTATATCATACCTTAATGAACCTTCGTTTCAGAAATTGCTACATAAGGCAGAGGAAGAATTTGGGTTCGATCATCCAATGGGTGCTCTGACAATTCCTTGCAGGGAAGAGGTCTTTATCAACTTCACGTCTGGCATAAACAGATCGTGA
- the LOC121254836 gene encoding auxin-induced protein X15-like, translating into MAIRFPSILHAKHILRRSNSFAKQAASTSLDVPKGYFAVYVGESHEMKRFVVPISLLNQPSFQELLNKAEEEYGFDHPMGGLTIPCSEEIFIDLTCRLHEL; encoded by the coding sequence ATGGCGATTCGTTTTCCCAGTATTTTGCATGCTAAGCACATTCTCCGCCGATCAAACTCGTTTGCAAAGCAAGCAGCTTCAACATCTTTAGATGTTCCAAAAGGCTACTTTGCAGTTTATGTTGGAGAGAGTCATGAAATGAAGAGATTTGTGGTTCCGATATCACTCCTGAACCAGCCTTCATTTCAAGAATTGCTAAACAAGGCTGAGGAAGAATATGGCTTCGATCATCCAATGGGTGGTCTCACAATTCCCTGCAGTGAAGAAATCTTCATTGATCTCACTTGTCGCTTACATGAACTGTGA
- the LOC121254832 gene encoding auxin-responsive protein SAUR21-like produces the protein MVTTNSSLHILKNIAFACKKKSSKDLFLPFILQIYQTMGVRFPSASLAKQILRRSALTATRAASTSSDVPRGFFAVYVGENQKQRFVVPVSYLNQPSFQNLLRKAEEEFGFHHPTGGLTIPCRIDTFINVTSHLSSSQERSNCP, from the coding sequence ATGGTCACTACCAACTCAAGCCTTCacattcttaaaaatattgCATTTGCTTGCaagaaaaaatcttcaaaagatctctttcttccttttattcTGCAAATATACCAAACCATGGGAGTTCGTTTCCCCAGTGCATCTCTTGCTAAGCAAATTCTCCGCCGCTCTGCTTTGACTGCAACTAGAGCAGCTTCTACATCCTCAGATGTACCAAGAGGCTTCTTTGCAGTTTATGTTGGAGAGAATCAAAAGCAGCGGTTTGTGGTTCCTGTGTCCTATTTGAACCAGccttcatttcaaaatttgctAAGAAAAGCTGAAGAAGAATTTGGGTTTCATCATCCAACAGGTGGTTTGACAATCCCATGTAGAATAGACACCTTTATCAATGTCACTTCTCACTTGAGCAGTTCACAAGAGAGGTCAAACTGCCCATGA
- the LOC121254840 gene encoding auxin-responsive protein SAUR21-like, whose translation MGVRFLGVTLARKILTRSTLTASRGVSTSSDVPRGFFAVYVGENQKRRFVVPVSYLNQPLFQDLLRKAEEEFGFNHPTGGLTIPCRVEAFIDVTSRLGS comes from the coding sequence ATGGGAGTTCGTTTCCTCGGTGTTACTCTTGCCAGGAAAATTCTAACCCGGTCTACTTTGACTGCATCTAGAGGGGTTTCAACATCCTCGGATGTACCAAGGGGCTTCTTTGCGGTTTATGTTGGAGAGAACCAAAAGCGGCGATTTGTGGTTCCTGTGTCCTATTTGAACCAGCCTTTATTTCAAGATTTGCTAAGAAAAGCTGAAGAAGAATTTGGGTTTAATCATCCAACTGGTGGTCTGACGATTCCATGCAGAGTAGAAGCTTTCATTGATGTCACTTCTCGCCTGGGTAGTTGA
- the LOC121254834 gene encoding auxin-induced protein 15A-like, with translation MGLRLMGIAHAKQKLRRSLSTRIRMISATSVDVPKGHLAVYVGELSSKKRFVIPISYLNHPLFQDLLNLAEEEFGYDHPMGGLTIPCSEEYFIGLTSSLNCS, from the coding sequence ATGGGCCTTCGATTGATGGGGATAGCGCATGCAAAGCAAAAGCTCCGGCGAAGTCTTTCGACAAGAATCAGAATGATTTCAGCCACTAGTGTTGATGTTCCAAAAGGCCACTTGGCAGTTTATGTTGGAGAATTAAGTAGCAAGAAGAGGTTTGTGATTCCAATATCATACTTGAACCATCCTCTGTTCCAAGACTTGCTAAACCTTGCTGAGGAGGAATTTGGATATGATCATCCTATGGGCGGCCTCACAATTCCTTGCAGTGAGGAATACTTCATTGGTTTAACTTCATCTCTAAATTGCTCATAA
- the LOC121254326 gene encoding auxin-induced protein 15A-like, with protein MGIRVPEVILRAKQMIQLRSPSKQRQFSSNNYIVDVPKGHFAIYVGEEDQEKKKRFVVPIHYLKHPLFQDLLSKAAEEFGFDHQMGGITIPCAEEDFINLISSLNNSRI; from the coding sequence ATGGGTATTCGCGTGCCGGAGGTGATTCTTCGTGCTAAGCAAATGATTCAATTGCGGTCTCCGTCTAAGCAGCGTCAATTTTCATCGAACAATTATATAGTTGATGTTCCAAAAGGCCACTTTGCAATTTATGTTGGAGAGGAAGATCAGGAGAAGAAGAAGCGCTTCGTGGTTCCAATACACTACTTGAAGCATCCTCTATTCCAAGACCTGCTTAGTAAAGCTGCGGAAGAGTTTGGGTTTGATCATCAAATGGGAGGCATCACGATTCCATGTGCTGAGGAGGACTTCATCAATCTCATTTCTAGTTTAAATAACTCGAGGatctaa
- the LOC121253829 gene encoding auxin-induced protein 15A-like: MGMRLQSVLLNAKQLLKLQSMHTRGRNQPDVPKGHIAVYVGEIQTKRFVIPISYVNHPSFQDLLKQAEKEFGFNHPMGGLTFPCKEDAFIDLTSQLHAS; the protein is encoded by the coding sequence ATGGGTATGCGTCTGCAATCCGTGCTTCTCAATGCCAAGCAACTTCTCAAACTGCAGTCCATGCATACTAGAGGCAGAAATCAGCCGGACGTTCCCAAAGGCCATATCGCAGTCTATGTGGGAGAGATCCAAACAAAGAGGTTTGTGATTCCCATATCTTACGTGAACCATCCTTCGTTCCAAGATCTGCTTAAGCAAGCTGAGAAAGAGTTCGGATTCAATCATCCAATGGGTGGCCTAACTTTTCCATGTAAAGAGGACGCCTTCATTGATCTCACTTCTCAGTTGCATGCCTCATGA